Within Halococcus salifodinae DSM 8989, the genomic segment ATGTCGGTCGTGCCCGCCTCGCCGAAAACGTCGGTCGCTTGGTCGGCCGACTCAATCCCGGTTCCGTCGCCGCCATCCGTCGCGTCGTCACCGTCCTCGAAGTCCTCGACCGCGTATTTCCAGTCGTCGGCCATACGCCGGAGACGGGTTCCAGCCTGAAGTGCGTGCCGCCAGACACACAGGAAACGAAACAGGCCCGATGGAGAGCGTATCGTATTCACTCGGACACGCGCGGCTCGACAGTTGTTCGACTCGGCACCCGACTCGTGGTGTACGGCTGCCTCTGGCTAGTTATCGGACTCGTCGTCTTCGTCCGAATCGCCCTCGTCGTCCTTTCGCTCGACAGCAACATCGGCTTCGATCTCCACATCGATGTTCAGATCCTCCGTTTCGAGCGTTGCTTCGGCCTCTTCTGGATGGTCCAACTCGATTTCAAGTTCGTCGCCGTTTACTTCGACTTCGAGATCGACATCGACATCCTCGGCCATACTCGGAGAATGACACAATAGCATCAAAAAGCCACCGATTGTAGATGGAGTCCCCATCCTGTAGCCCTGTGTGTGGTGATTCCTACGACAGCTTCTCTACAGCAGGGATCAGTACTCAACGGCTCGGCGAGGGCTCACGACGTACTCGACGGCTCCGGCACCGTCGGCGAACTCGTACCCGATCTCGATTGGGGTTTCGGTGCCGAGTTGGAGGCCGATGTCGGGAGCGTCGGCGATCGCTCGATTGATCGCGTTCAGGTAGTCGAGCGAGAACAACGAATGTGCGTCACCCGGCGTGAAGTCGACGAGATCGTCCGCCGTGAGCGCGAGCGAGACGTCATCGGTGTCGCCCTCGGCCTCGACGTAGAAAGTCTTCGCGTCCGCATCGATCCCGAACGCGATCTGATTCGCGACCATGTCCGCTGCTCGCAGGGCCTGGTCGATGACGTCGGCGTCGACGACGGCCTCGCCGGTGAGGTCGACCGCCGTCTCCGAGAGATCAGGTGGTGATCGGATCGCCTCGGGATCGATGAGCGCCAGCGTGTATTCGAGTTCGTCGATGACGATTTCGAGCGTGCGCGTTTCGGGATCGAGAGCGAGCGCCACTCGTTGCCCGCGATCGGCCATCCCGACGACCGCCGCGAGCCGATCGACATCGACGCCGATTCGCCCGCCACCAGCCTCGTACGCTTCGAACGCATCGTCGGAGAGTTCGAGGTCAACCATCGCGACGCTCGCCGGATCGACCGCCGGTATCCGGACACCATCGTCGTCGAGATGGAGGCAACATTCGTCGACGAGCGCGCCCACGAGACCGACAACCGTCTGTGCCGTTTCGGCGCTCACGACCGCCTCGAACGGCCGGGGTGACGATTCCTCCGCATCACTCACTCGTGCCATACTTCTCGTCACCACGCCAACCGAATAAGACTTTTTGACAGCGAATCGGATGATAACCCGAAACAG encodes:
- a CDS encoding DNA polymerase sliding clamp produces the protein MARVSDAEESSPRPFEAVVSAETAQTVVGLVGALVDECCLHLDDDGVRIPAVDPASVAMVDLELSDDAFEAYEAGGGRIGVDVDRLAAVVGMADRGQRVALALDPETRTLEIVIDELEYTLALIDPEAIRSPPDLSETAVDLTGEAVVDADVIDQALRAADMVANQIAFGIDADAKTFYVEAEGDTDDVSLALTADDLVDFTPGDAHSLFSLDYLNAINRAIADAPDIGLQLGTETPIEIGYEFADGAGAVEYVVSPRRAVEY
- a CDS encoding DUF7312 domain-containing protein produces the protein MADDWKYAVEDFEDGDDATDGGDGTGIESADQATDVFGEAGTTDIEPGSPSLENTLFVCLGVAVALVVILGI